From the Candidatus Cloacimonadota bacterium genome, the window ACGGTTTTTCCTCTGCAGTTCCTTGAATTTCAACAAATTTCCCGGATTCCGTCATGACCACATTCATATCGACTTCCGCCTGTGAATCCTGTTCATAAGATAGATCGAGAACAGGTTCTCCAGCGGTTATTCCCACACTGATAGCTGCGATCCATTCCTGTAACGGATTCTTCTCTATTTTGTTACTTGCGATCATTTTCCGAAAAGCATCATTAAGAGCAACGCAAGCTCCGGTTATGGAAGCTGTTCTCGTCCCACCATCTGCCTGGATAACATCACAATCGATCAATATTGTAAATCCATCGAGAATTCTCAAATCCACAACCGAACGCAAAGAACGACCGATCAATCTCTGGATTTCAGCTGTCCTGCCGCTGATCTTTCCTCTCGCTGCTTCCCGATTCATTCTTGTATTCGTACTGCGTGGAAGCATTCCGTATTCCGCTGTGATCCAACCTTGTTCTTTTCCTGACAAAAACGGCGGAACTCCTTCCTGGACTGTTGCTGTGCAGATCACTTTTGTATTTCCGGTTTCGATCAGGACCGAACCTTCGGGATGTTTTAGATAATTCCTGATTATTTTCGTTTTTCTTTTTTTCATAAAAATCCTTTAGCCACGAATTAACACGAATATACACGAATTTATATTAATAATTTCAACCCATATTCTTCCAGAATCTCTTTTGCCATCTGTTCTGCTTCTGCCCAATTATGAAGTTTCTGTTGGGCATTTGCTTCTAATTGTTCTCTTAATAATGAAATATAATTTTTATAATTTTCCAATGTCTTTTTTACAATATTTTCGTCTTTGGGAATCTTTAATCTGCGAACATCAGATTTTGCCAGAATGACTGCAAATTCTGCAAC encodes:
- a CDS encoding ribonuclease PH, with amino-acid sequence MKKRKTKIIRNYLKHPEGSVLIETGNTKVICTATVQEGVPPFLSGKEQGWITAEYGMLPRSTNTRMNREAARGKISGRTAEIQRLIGRSLRSVVDLRILDGFTILIDCDVIQADGGTRTASITGACVALNDAFRKMIASNKIEKNPLQEWIAAISVGITAGEPVLDLSYEQDSQAEVDMNVVMTESGKFVEIQGTAEEKPFSDEQLKIMLRLAKKGIRQLIRKQKELV